From the genome of Bombyx mori chromosome 7, ASM3026992v2:
tttcttcgatatgcccgaagccctaagtcttcatttaacacccttttcaccgtggttctgcttaaccccatctgaagggccaacagtttctgcttacgtttgggatttctttgaattcgcgccttcacagcttttatcactgctggagtcctaacagaccgagggcgaccacttcttgacctgtcatctacactagagtcttcattgtatcgtttgatggtacgataaacgaatcttttggttatattcaagtttttcagtatgttaaaaatttgaattggcgcgtaaccgcaacgatgcaacgcaataactgcaacacggtcttctttaagcgtctaagtactccatatttaaaaatgagtaaaattctaaaagtatacatttttattttcatgaacaattcgaaattcgaattcaataaacttttttgtggccagcattctaaaagaaaagtttttactgtgtgacaatacttatgacctgactaggtatattgggaccttagaacttatatttcagggCGGGTggtgcattaacgttgtagatgtctatcagtaaccacttaacaccaggtctgctgtgagctcgtccaaccattaagcaataaaaaaaaattacactctCGAGTAGGCCGGAGGGCGCCGAGAActatgttatatggctccctcccgcggcAACTGTGCATACCGTGCACGGAATTGACGAGTAAGCCTTGTTCAAGAAGGTCGACTTTGAAGAGCTCGGCACTGAACTCtttggggatgccacgtatcACGGCAcgaagttcacgctcctcctggagcgtatacgtacgAAAACTTAAACGTTCCTTACGGAGATAAAAGAAGCGGGCCCTGTGGTTGTCGGGTGTTTGTACCTTAATTTTGATTCTGTTCCTAGTTTACGGGCTCAGGTGAAATTAATTTTTCGCCCTTAGCTTCCAGGGAGACTCGATCCGAGGCGGcctcttgaaggattactgggAACGGGATCTGGGTTTTTGACTGTGTCACCGGACATGGCGACACTGTGGCACGGTGGTCGGGGgcacgcgttcgcggctttactaTTTTTGGTGGTCGCGGGAGACAGGGACTGCGTGGCACGCTTCTTCCCCTTTTGGACCAGGGTGAAGCAATCTGTTGCCAGGGCAGGGAATGGGTCAACCTTCATATCCGAGTccgagtcggaggacgaggaggagggcacaggagcagcgagcgcgacGGAAGTACGTCCGCACGCGACGGTTGCTCGGATCAGAATGTTACATATTTCAAGAAAATTAGCAGCTTAAGCTGTTTGAGCGATCGGTACATGAACAAGACACACAGTTTTAGAAtcaaacattgttttgtttaCACTTTAGTAAGGTCAGAGTGTCataatattacattcattaaattCACGCGGGCAAAGTCGCGGCGCACGTCTCATGAATGATACATGTACTTGACCTTAAGGGTATCTGTTGTTTTTCTAAACATCTTTTATGGTTCTTAAATACTGATCGCACAAATCCAGAAGTCTCAGTCGTGCTCTGTTGCTCGAAACGGTAAGTAATTGTTCTTATTACTGTATTAGATTACTGTATTTAGATGTTCGTAAATGGTTGAGACGGATGCAAATAGTGCGCGAAAACTAAACCAATGACCACAGCAGGAAGcctgccttgagacatgaggttgaagtcaTAACTACCAACTAGAGCATTAAAGTTGAAGGTTAAAaccttaattaaatattaacattaacgTCCATGAATAACTGGATAGGACTCCATATCGTGTCAAGTTCAGAGATTCAGTCAAACAACATTGTTGATTGGGTGACACTGAGTGGCGCACATTCGAGACCTTCTCCAAAGTGTCACCCGGGTAACGAGCGCACGCGGGGGCCGGGGGGACGCTCAGGTCCCCACGTGATGTCTGACTGACGTGACGCCCACCTTCCCCTCTATAGTACTAAAGACTCTTTTTGTTGAAATTATAGATTCCAAGATGAGGGTGTTGTTAGTTTGTCTGGCAGGCTTACTGGTCTGCCTGAAGACGGCTGATTCTCACTCATTGCCGCAAAAAGATTACGACACTGACTCCAGCAACCATGACATCACCAATCCACTGTATGACACCAGCGGAAATAATAGCAGCTCGGATCCCGACAACTCCAGGGGAATGTTCGATTTTGGCCCCACAACGTTCCTCGTGCACTACGTAACTAGGGATGACAATAAAGAGTACAAAAGTATATACGCCCACAAGAACGGCAAAGCGAAGAAAGTTTTAGAAGACGGCATAGCCGTCTTTGATGAGTTTCCGAAGTCGCGCGCCTATTTGGGCAATAAGGACGGTATCTACATTTACGACACAGAAACAGAGAAGCTTGAGAAGTACGGCAATCTGAGTGACAGCGTCATCGGGATCGTAAAAGAAAACCGCACCGACGACCTGTACATTCTGACCGAAGACCACGTCGTCTACAAGGTCACGGAGGAAGGCACCAAGAAGATCAAGGTCAACGAAGCTGAGCATGCCGAGAGAATAGCGTTGGACTGGGATGACAACTTGTACTACATCGGAGCGAACGATCATCCGTATGTTGTCGCTTCGGACGGTGCGAAAAAGATCGAAGGTCTTCCAGCTAACCCAACCTCAGTGTTTATCTGTAGGCCTCCGATCAAGATAAAACACGGAGCGTGGTTTATGTCCGGAAAACAGCCCTACATCATCTATCCCAACGCGACCAGCAAACCATACGTATATAACGACCAAGAGAAGCTGGAACACGAGAAAAGAATTCGTGATCTTGATGTTATTTTCTCACAGTTCAGGAACCAAATAGAGGAATGACGTATTATCTTCGGATTTTGCGCGTTGTAGAGATAATTATAATGACTTTTATATACTGACCATGCCAGACGCAGTCGGCCATGACCACGCAAACTGTAAAGAATTCTAAACATTGGGAATTTAATATTGACAATAACACCCGAGGTTCAACtgtaaaagcaattttaattatagACATAACGTGTTTTTTGATTGAAATGAATGAATCTTgtcgaatgttgttgttttatttcttgtttaccTGGACCATATTACAACGCATATCATTATAAGCATAAAGTAGAGCATCCGATGTATGTGGTTGCCGTTGCTCGTGGACACCACCAACGCCGGAGACACAGCCTGGGCGCTGCCTAACACGAGGGTTCACTAAAAGTCCACTTTAGACCTTGGATCTCAATAGAAAAAGTAAATTCCACACCTCTGAAGAAACACCGAGACAGCGCATTTGCATTGCATCATGATAGAATGTAACAGAATCACTTCCAGAAGAGATCCCCGTGGTGCGCCCCTTTTCAAATGATGAATCTTTTCCCTGAGGCGGAAGATACAGTGCTAAGATGGAAATGACAGTGTCGCGGTCGTCTCCTACAAATGTTAGAAGAGTCTCCACGGAACACACAGATCATAATGTAGAACAAACAATTGTTA
Proteins encoded in this window:
- the LOC119628725 gene encoding uncharacterized protein LOC119628725; protein product: MRVLLVCLAGLLVCLKTADSHSLPQKDYDTDSSNHDITNPLYDTSGNNSSSDPDNSRGMFDFGPTTFLVHYVTRDDNKEYKSIYAHKNGKAKKVLEDGIAVFDEFPKSRAYLGNKDGIYIYDTETEKLEKYGNLSDSVIGIVKENRTDDLYILTEDHVVYKVTEEGTKKIKVNEAEHAERIALDWDDNLYYIGANDHPYVVASDGAKKIEGLPANPTSVFICRPPIKIKHGAWFMSGKQPYIIYPNATSKPYVYNDQEKLEHEKRIRDLDVIFSQFRNQIEE